From a region of the Takifugu flavidus isolate HTHZ2018 chromosome 20, ASM371156v2, whole genome shotgun sequence genome:
- the rad23b gene encoding UV excision repair protein RAD23 homolog B, with the protein MLITLKTLQQQTFKIEIDEEETVKTLKERIEAEKGKDNFPVSGLKLIYAGVILNDVKPLKEYNISDKNFVVVMATKPKTAPAATQPSPAASGPCTTAPPAPGGCATVSEVPTQQTTKEDNAEEKPPSTAAPASTPEGGGSEVPTNANLIDEAVSNLVTGPSYESMVNEIMLMGYDREQVVVALRASFNNPDRAVEYLLTGIPGRDQGQAAGTTAEATSAGVAPAAPLGGLRAPTGTGSSTGAERVNPLSFLRNQPQFQQMRQLIQQNASLLPALLQEIGRENPELLQEISRHQEQFIQMLNEPNPEPVPGGGGGAAATAAGMAGTASGENPMRYIHVTAQEKESIERLKELGFPEGLVIQAFFACEKNENMAANFLLQQNFDDE; encoded by the exons ATGCTGATAACTTTGAAAACCTTACAGCAGCAGACCTTTAAAATCGAGATCGATGAGGAGGAGACG GTGAAGACGTTAAAGGAGAGGATTGAAGCAGAGAAAGGAAAGGATAATTTCCCAGTGTCTGGACTGAAACTGATATATGCTG GAGTAATCCTCAACGATGTCAAACCCCTCAAAGAATACAATATCAGTGACAAGAATTttgtggttgtcatggcaacaaag CCTAAAACGGCACCAGCGGCCACACAGCCCTCGCCTGCGGCTTCAGGTCCTTGCACGACAGCCCCCCCGGCCCCCGGAGGCTGCGCGACCGTTTCAGAGGTCCCCACACAGCAAACCACCAAAGAAGACAATGCAGAAGAGAAACCGCCTTCGACCGCTGCCCCGGCGTCCACCCCTGAGGG TGGAGGATCTGAGGTGCCAACAAATGCAAACCTGATTGATGAGGCCGTTTCAAATCTGG tgaCGGGCCCGTCGTACGAAAGCATGGTGAACGAGATCATGCTCATGGGCTACGACAGAGAGCAGGTGGTGGTGGCGTTGAGAGCGAGCTTCAACAACCCCGACAGAGCTGTGGAGTACCTGCTGACC GGTATTCCAGGTAGAGACCAGGGCCAGGCTGCAGGAACCACTGCAGAGGCAACCTCAGCAGGCGTGGCTCCTGCTGCACCCTTGGGTGGGCTCAGAGCGCCCACGGGCACCGGCTCTTCCACAGGCGCAGAAAGAG TCAACCCCCTGAGTTTCTTAAGGAATCAGCCACAGTTTCAACAAATGCGCCAGCTGATCCAGCAGAACGCTTCATtacttcctgctctgctgcaggagattGGCAGGGAAAacccggagctgctgcag GAGATTAGCCGGCACCAGGAACAGTTCATCCAGATGCTGAACGAACCCAATCCGGAGCCAGTGCCAGGGGGAGGCGGTGGAGCtgcggcaacagcagcaggaatggCAGGCACCGCTTCTGGAGAGAACCCAATGAGATACATCCATGTGACAGCACAGGAGAAGGAATCCATCGAAAGG CTAAAAGAACTGGGCTTTCCAGAGGGACTCGTTATCCAAGCCTTCTTCGCCTGTGAGAAGAACGAG